DNA from Agarilytica rhodophyticola:
AAGGTGCTTTAGAATCTTTACTTTGAATAGATACCATCCAGGGATATGCGCCCTTCTTAGCGTTTTCACCTAAGATAATATAAGGTGTTATTTTTTTTGTTTCTGTCGCGTGAATTGTTTGCCCGTATGCAATAGTAATTGATATGACGGACAACAGAAGCTTGGATACTAGTGGGAGTTTCACAACACTTCTCCTTTCTTTACTAAATTATTTTCAACTTAAATGACAAACCATCACTGCTTTAAAAGCTTCAAAAAATTTATCAGCGACAGCGGTTGGATTTTAGTATATGTAAAAAGAACGGCGAAACTGTATCAAATTGTGTGAGTTTTAATTGACTATGAAACACTTTAAGAAATGAGTATTTATTAAAAAAAATTAATGTTTTACTCAAATTTATTTAGATTAAATTTAGTTCATTATTTATTTTATTGGTACTAGTTAACATTAATTAAATTATATCTACTAATAAGAATTTTAGTGACTAGAAAAACCCCGTAATGCGATCAAAAATGAAAAAATATTTATCAATAATCTGCAAAATTAAAAATCGCTATTAGCATCAAGCTCTTTTGCTAAACTGATAGGTATCCATAATGAATTAAGTAACATTAACAAAATCTAGATCATATAAAAAATTTATAAATAATAGGTACAAACTGTTGAGAACGAACTATCGAGGGTAAACAAGGTGTTTAATATAGAAAGGGAAATATAAGGTGTAGAGAGGGAAATATAAGATAGCGAGTAAAAAAGATAATTTGTGTGTTGCCACCGTTAATGACAACACACAGAGTTTTAGCGTTTAATCCATTTACCACTGGATGTTTGCACATAGTGGCCGGCTTGAGTTTTTGATTGTGCCTTTTCCCCAGCCAGCTGCTCCACTACATTGAGAGGTTTCCCCACTTTGGTGGCCACTTGCTGATATTTAGCTTTACGCTTGGTATTGATATCGCGAATTAAGGCTGCCACTTCCCCAGAAGGTTTACCATTGGGGGCACCTAAATAACCATTAGTGGTTTCGCCAACGAGTCCTTTGGCCTTGGCCGCAGATAGATCGATAGCAAAGGCAGCACTGGGTAATATTACGGCAAGCAATGCCAGTGAAAGAAGTATTTGTCTCATATTCATTATCATTCCCCTAAAACAAGCCTGAATCTTCCGACAAAATTTCGTCGAGTTCTTTATCAACTTTGACACGAATTTCATGTTCAATTTTAACGTTGAGGTTAATAGTGATGGGTTTATCTGACGCTTCGACTTTAACGGTAGGTGTACATGCACTCGCCCCTAACACTAAAATTAAAACGGCTACAATACTCCGCAATTGTATTAAATATCGAAACATGATGTTACAACCTCTGTTCACATATATTAGTATTGGACAAACCGCCCAGGTTATTGTTTAGCAATTGTTCTATCTCGGCTTCCAGCCCTGACTGCAAACGCAGCAATTCCATAGTTGAGCTCATATCCACCTCTGTATTCAAATTTAAATCGACTCTTTGCCCTCCCGCTACATCCGGATTGTTGCCGGAAATTTGTGACTTAAAAATCAATCTTCCCTTGTTGAAGTTCACCTGTGTATTAAGTATTTCATAGTTGAAGTTCTCTAATACATCCAAGGTTAATTTTAACTGCTCATTTAAATCAGTACTGCTATTTAGGGGCGAGGAATAACGAATCAACCCTCCATTGTTGTTATGCAGTTTACCATCGTCAATTACAGCACTACCAGCGCTGATGCTAACAGGTAAAGAGCCTGAAACCTTGCCCGTAGTTTGTAACCCATCAATTTGCTGTGTTCTGACAACCTCAGATAAATCTACATCTGTAATATTCACCCTAACGTCCATATTGTCGCCAAAATCTATGCGTCCAGGTTGCAGTGAAATCGTGCCGCTAAATAGCTTTGCAGATGCTTGATTTAGTACTATGTAGTCATCCTTATTGTCGTCTTGCGTTTGTATATTCAGCACTCCAGTCGCTTTAATATCGTGCATATCAACACCTACATTGGCTGTGGCAACGGTGGTTTCAAAACTAAACTCTTGCCTATTATCAACAGAGTCTGAACTAGGTGTACTGAACCGTAGCTGAACACCTTCAAAGCTACCAAACTCGCCAAGAATATTGCCATTTAAAAGCTTAGCTTCGGCTGCAATTGTGGTTTTCTCCCCTACTGTATCGATATGCAGCTTTGCACTTAACTCACCCTTAGTTACATCTAGGGGTAAACGATCGATATTGAGCCAATGTTTGGAGGTGGACTGCTTAGAAAAAAAGGCATCGGCTTCAAGCCGCAGCTGAGAAGCTCCTTCACGGCTCTGCCAGTCGCCTTCTACTAAACGTTGTTGGCACATATTGTTTAACCAAAAATCCGCCTTGGTCAGTCCCTCTTCTGCTAAGTCGAGGTTGAGATTAAAAATATAAGCAGGCAGCTGATAGTCATCGACAACTAAGGGTTCGGAGATGAGTTCAGCATGAATATTCTGTCCTGATGAGCGCAGTATAAGATGGTTTTCTAAAGATATTGCCGGCTTATCATAAGAAAGCGTAATGTCGGCGTTGATGGTTTTATCAAAAAAACCTGCCGTATTATTACCATGATTGACAATAAAATCTTGCGGCGGAAAAGCAAGGGTAAATTGAGATATGTTGTTATTTTCCAGCGATCGAATCGCAAGTTCCAGCGTTTGATCTTCTGTGAACGCAATTGCTGTAGATTGTTGGTTTGTCTTGATGAATCCATCGAGAACAATATCCTGTTGTTTATCACTAAATATTCCGTCTTCATTTTTTTTATCTAGTTCAGCTAAAAGAGCGCTTAAGCCTTTACTTTTAAGGGTGGTACGTACATTAAAACCTAACTCTTTGGCGGCAAGATCAATGTTAATGTTTTTTTGTGTGATGGATGCTAAATGCTCCATCGTATTATTGACCGCCCGCATAAAAAACACATGGGTTTGCAAAGGTGTTTCTACTTTTATGGCTTGGCTATTTAAATCCATTTCTATATTTAAACCATCATTCACGCGAACATCAAACTCAGGTAGATTATCTATTTTGTATGAAAGGCTATTATTAAATTCTGCGTCGTCGAATAACGATAGGTATGCTTTATTATCTTTAATTTTTACCTGGCCTTGAGTATCCAACCTTGCACTTAATCCATGCTGCTGTTGTACATTGGCATCGACAAATATGGCTAACTGCAAGCCTTCCATGCCAGCCCCTGTTTCTGGCAAGGTAAGCTGGTTTTTAACACGCACATCTCCAAACATGGATGGCTGAGGTAGAAACTCTGAAACCTTGGATAACATAATATAAGAATTGATTTCACCCACCAACATGCTCTGCTCTTTAGTCATGTCTGCAGATATATCGAGCCAACGCTGCTCTTCATTATCTTTAGTTCCGTAAAAAGTAAGGTGATTCTTATTATCTATAAGCAGATCGAATCTATGAGATAGCACTACATTTTGTGTTTGCACTGACATCTGCGCCTGTCCTCGCACAGAGTTTGCATCTGCGGTTAGCATGATATTAGAAAATTCCAGATCAGCGAATTTAATTTGCGCAGAAATATCTCCCGGGACATCATGTGTTAGGCGCTCAACATAAACCGATAATTGAGGGGCACGTTTTAGCAAGACACTTGGTAGATATTCTGATCGAACCAGTGTTGTTGGCGGCTGAGAGCGTGTCGTATTTTTAACCTCATCATACGCTAAATGTACACTATTAACATATAATGACAGCCCTTTGCTGCCCTCATAGCTCAGACGTCCTCCCTCTAACAATAATTGGCCTATACTCTGCCGTGCGAGCACGAGTTTACGAATATTAAGGCGCTTCCATGTAGGATAACCTACCTTCACACTGAGCAAGCGAAGCTCGCTGTCTTTTAGGAAATGAGAAATTGCGACGGGAAGGTAAAAAGGAAATAACACATAAGCAGCAAGTAAGACGCTGAAAAAAATAACAGCAAAATATGATATTGTTTTTAGCAACCATCTCCTTTTCACATGTATTTAGCTCTTTATTTATTTTACTCGTCTTATTAGTGATTAAATATTACATCAACGTTCATATTAGCCTACTATCAGATCAGCTCACCAAACTTACTTAGTGTTTTACCAATGTCAGCTTTAACATTAGCATTGAAATTAAAAAATTGGATCATTTACTTGCATCCCTGCAAATAACAGCATATCAACTACCGATACGCCCGCCTCCAATTTTTCGCGTTACCATAACGGCAGGTCGTGGTGGCATATCATCGGAAAAATCAGGCCAGCGAGTGCTAGGCTTATCATAACTTGAACCACTGGCAGGATGTTGTACAGAGCAAAATAAGTTTTCGCTATCGGGCGTAAAAAACGGGCCACACATTTCAGCACCAATAGGAATACGCATAAAGCGCTTAGTCAACCCTCTATGGCTGCCACTAACTTCTGTTGCCCACATACCATCGGCGATACCAGAGTGCTGCGCGCCGTCGGAACAGATCCATAAATTGCCCAAGCGGTCGAAGGCACAGTTATCGGGGCAAGATAGCCAGCCTCTATCACTAGTATCAGGGTGGTAAAGCGCGACAGTTTTTTTCGGGTCGCCCGCCAATAAAAATAGTTCCCAACGGAAGCGTTGATCACTGTGGTCACCATTTTCGGGCCAGAACTCGATAATCTGACCATGCTTATTATGAGGACGAGGATTCGCCGGATTTAAGTCATCGGCCTTGCGATCAGAGTTGTTAGTTAACATGGCATAAACCTTACCAGTAACCGGATTTACCTCCACATCCTCAGGCCTATCCATCGGCGTGGCGGCCATTAAGTCAGCAGCTCGACGTGCATCTATATAGACATCACCTTGGCTGGCAAAATTATTCTTCTCAGTAAGAGGGCCTTGGCCATAGACTAAAGGCTGCCATTGCAAAGTACCATCTTCTTTAAACTGAGCGACGTATAAGGTGCCTTCTTCAAGCAGATTAAGGTTTGCTGCACGATTGTCTTTATCATATTTATTTTTACTGACAAATTTATAGATGTATTCAAACTTCTGATCATCCCCGGAATATGCCACTACATGCCCGTCATCGTTAATGAAGACATTACAACCTTCATGCTTATAGCGTCCAAGCGTTGTTCTTTTTTTCGGTTTTGACTGCGGATCGTAAGGGTCGATTTCGACTATCCACCCCATGTGCAATAACTCATGAGGATTTTTATCGAGGTTCCAACGATCTATATATTCACCCCAGTTTTTATAACGCTTAAACATACCAAAGCGCTCATAATTATCAGCTTCATCGGTAGATTTGTAGTCGCCACTGAAAAAGCCATCAACATTTTCCTCACCTGTAAGAATCGTTCCCCAAGGAGTAACACCGCCGGCGCAGTTGCCGTATGTGCCTAAAGTATGAACACCATCTTTTGAAATAATGGATTGCAAACGGGGATTGCCTGCAGCCGCGCCAGTAATCTGCATGGGTGTATCTGGAGTAATACGGCGATTGTATTGAGAACTCGTCACTCGCTGCCAGACACCGTCTACTTGTTTAATTTCTACAACACTTAAGCCATGTGCAGCAATATCGACATCCACTTGCTCGCGACTGAGCTTTTGCCCTTTGGGTGAACCGGGAAACATCAGTTCTGGGATGGTATATTCGTGATTGACGACTAATAAACCATGCTCGGATGATTGACTGCCAAGTGGCAGAGGTACAAAGCCGATGAAGTCATTGTTGTAACCAAAGCTTTGCAGTTGTCGCTTGGCTGTCTGACTGCGCGGGTCAAAGGCTTCTACACCATCAAAAATAGCATCCCCCCAGCGTACAAGCACTTGACTTTGGTATCCTTCAGGAACGCTAAAGCTTTCATCAATGGTATGATCTAATTCTTTGAAGCCCAGTGAAGCCGGTGGGTTGAGATCAGATCTAGACTGGCTGGTACTCTCTTGCGTGCTTATGGCACACGAAGATGCCAAAGCTGCAGCACCAAGAGAAGAAGCATTCCTCAAGAACCCCCGCCGACTGACATAAGCGTCTAAAACTTGCTCAAACGCCTGCGTCTTTTTATGCTCGCTATTCATATTACGCTAATCCAAATATTTGTTTTCAATTCCAGTTATCTATGTTGGGCCGGTAATTGGCTTGGCAATGATACAGCATTCGTCAAGGTATTCTAAGTAACAGTGAAAAATAGTTCTCACAGTAATGTGAGCTTGCAATAACACTCACTACAAGACCAGCTGTTTTACCAACTGAGTTTTTTTATTGAATATAGCATGGGTGCTAATTATTAAGCATTGAGAAGTGAACACGGTTCTCACTCTGATCATTTTCTTCTAGTTTTACTCTAGATATTTTCAGGTTTTATTTTAGACATTAGAGTGCTTCGATTGATGGCATTTTTATTCATATGTTAAAAAAGCATCGCTTCGCAAGCAGTGGAAATTATTTTTTAATGATGTGTAAAAGTTTTAAAAAATATTACCGCGAAGAATAATAATTTTAAATACTTTATTAATTATTTTTAAAAAAACCTAAATTTAATTACTACAGGAAAATGCTACACATGAAAAAAATAGTACTGACCACAATTGCTTTAGCGGCTTTTTCAAATTTTTCTTTCGCTGCTAGCTTGAATGGACAATGTGCAGAAGGCAAGTACACAGCGACCTACACGTTAGATCCTAATCAAGTTTGTTCAGTCGAACAGTCCATTACAATCAATGGTATTAGCCAAGATACTACATTCTCCACTACTGAAAGCGGCTCTTTGGTAACAGAGTTTAATGAAGAAGATCAAGTCAACGGCTCAATAAAGATGAATTGTTCAACCGATAATGGTACTGCACAGTTAAGTACTTCCTTTGGCTCCTCTAGCGGTTGTGTTGGAGGCTCAGTGCCCATTTTTGAAATACCTCGCCCACCCTATGGCCGTCCTTATTACGGTGGTTACGGACAGCAAGGTAATTACGGTCAACAATACAATAACTATTCTCGATAACTATAAAATGCTAACAATGCGTTAGCAGGCACAATTTATAGAAAGCTTTAATAAAAAAGCACCCTTCAACAATATCCATTATTGAAGGGTGCATCTTTTTTTATAAGTATAATTGTTTTACAAATACGACTATTGTTTAAGTCCTTAGCACAGTAGCAAGTAAAGGATGTTAGTTTGCAGAAAGATCCTCGCTATCTGACGGCATTTATTCATCCTTGTCCTGCTCATTGGTAACAATGTACTTCAAATTAGCTTGTGAGATTTTATCATAATCCACCTTACTTATTTCAAAGATATTTTCCATATCACTTCTTTTAACGTAATAGCTATCATCATTTACAAAGAACTCATAGTGTAATTGTTGCTCTGCCGCACTTATAGAAATTGCTATTTTTTTATTACGTTGTTCTTTTTGCTTTGCGTCAAGATTCCCATCAAATAGTGCTTGTACATATAAATTTTTGAAAAAAGATACTAATTCTTCAACTTTCTCACCATCGAGTTTTGTTTGTTGTTCTGCTGCTGACACAACGGGTGATGAGGCCATCTCCCATCTATCCGCGTTTTTACTTACTTCAAAATCAGCACCTTTGATATGCTCAATACCTTTTATCTGCAATAGGGCTTTATCGAGCCATTCAATATCTTTAGCAGCAAAGTCATAGCTGGCTAGCTTAACACTAAAGACATCTTCCTCTCCTGCGCGCCGAACATGTATAGATCGGTAACCAGGGGATGTCCCCATTAATACTTCTTGCAATTTTTCTTCACCTTTAAACAAAGCCACTTTACGTTGAAAATTAGTATCAGTAAGTTCAAAGCGTTTATAACTCGATCCACTCGAAGCGATGGGCCACCCTGTCTTCACTTGCTCTAACTTACTCAGTGCATCTGTCACTTTTGTATGGTTAGCGGACAGCATTCCATATTCAGGCAACACCCAAGTATTCCCCTGCTTTTGTAGCGTTACACTGCCGTCTTGGTCAGTAATAAGCAGTGTATCTACTTCTGCCATAGCTACACTAATTAGCCCTTGTTGAGCATCAAACTCTGATGCATGCCGACTATTAAGATAAAGCGCACAAGCAAGGACAATTTGAACAACAAGCAAACCGCCTAAAATTTGTTTTAATTTCATCATCGTCTCCTCCTTAGGCTGCCATTAATTGCTGGTATTGACGTTGTTTACTTTGCTTACTAAAGCGCCTGACTAAAGCTACAACAATCAGCGCTAGAACTGCCAAAATATAGTTGAGATATTCCCAGAACGACTGTTGCCCTTGATCCATTGGAGGTAAGGTGCGATTAAAATGCCCACGCGAACGAATGCTCAGCAAGCCGGAATCTTGCAAAGACCAATCAAGAGTATTTGCCATTAGCTGCATGGTATTTAAATATTGGCTGCCTGCCGTGGAACTCAATACGCCATTAATTCTATCGCGCATAAAATCGTTGGAGCTAAAAAGAATAATACGAGCGGAATTAGAGGACTTTTCGATGATACTGGATATTTCGATAGCATCGCCTGATTCTGGCTGCTGGGCAGTTTCTTCGGCTGTTGCAGAATTTTGATCTTCTTGTTTTTGTGTTAACAAAGGCGAGTTTTTACCGACAAAAAATGAGTCGAAACGGCCTTCACTAATAACCCCTAACAAATGAGAATTTTGTTCACCTTCAGGGCGATAAGGAGTAACACCATTAGCATCCACCTTGGGCATGATATCGCGCGAGGAGGATAACCATGAGCCTTCAGAACTGCGAATTAACTCGGTAATCGTGCGTTGCTTTTGCTTGTCTTGATCAATGCTAATGGGAGATGCCCAAGTCATCGTCAACTGGTGAAGATCAGCGGTAATAAGACTGTCCTCATTAAGACCTTGGCCTCGAATATCGACAAAGTAAGGATAGTCCAGCATACGCACATCCTGTAATTGGAAACCGCCAACATTGCGGCTAACAGGTATTGGGAATGGCATATTCTGCATATCCATTACTAAGGATTGTTTCATACTCAAGCCGTGATGGGATAGCCAGTCTTCCAAGCCGCTGTTATTACTTTGCAGGTCAAGACTGCGGCTATTCAAATTTGCGGCAAAGGGTGAGCTGGCAATAATGACGGTTCCCCCCTGCATTAAAAACTGGTCAACAGCAAAAAGTTGTTTCTCATCAAGCTCTTTTGGGGCAAGTAACACCAAGATATCACTATCACCGGCAACACGCCCATCACTTAGGTCTTCACTAGTAATATTAAGGTCGCCTCCTATAAATTGTTGTAGTTGGTTAAACTGCGCACCAGGAGGGTTGGCGCCACCTGGAGGAGCAAACTGTGGGGCGGATGGCGGTGCTACCAGGGCAACATTCTTAGTAAAACCACTAGCAAAACGCTTAATCCCGGCATTTAAATTACGTTCGAAACCCTCCTTGCTCATATCGTCAATAGGAATTTGAATCACTTGATCACCTTTACTTAAGGTGAGATAAAAGTAAAAGGTCTCTTGACTAAATAAGCTGGTTCCCATGGGTTGAAAACCAAAATCGCGCGCGATCCTCTGGGCAACTCTCCCACCACTAGCTTGCGGGTCAACGACGTTAAATGAGAGACGGCCACCTGCGTCTTGTTCTACTTGTGCAATGCTCTGCGTAATTTGCTTTTTAAATTCCACCAACTCTTTTGGCAAAACGTTATCATCTGAAACGTAAGCGTCAAATACTAACTGGCCTTTTACCGTATCAAATAGGTTACCCCCGGCTTGATAGCTTTTCAGTACTTTTTTAATAGTGCGAGTAAGATCGTGCTCGGGGTTGCGAAGCTGCACTTCAATATCGCTTACCCCTTGGGATTTCACTTCGATTAAATCATTAAAACTCAAGGTTTGATGTTCACTACCATACTGCACTAATACATTAAAATATGAGCTAACGATAGAAGATTGATAGCGATCTGCTACTTGGAATGGCACTGGTTGAATACCGTATTTTTGATTAGCCTCTTCTTCAAGTTCAGGGTTTTTGGTCGGATCAATAAATTCCACACGCACTCGTCCTTTACCAGAGATTTCATATTCGCGAATCAGATCCCTAAGTTGAGGCACTAAAGGAGAAAGTAATGGATGGGTTTTACCACTAAAATAACCGCGTATTAAAAGAGGTTCTTGCAGTTGCGATAAATAACCTTTGGTGGCTTTAGAAATGGAATATTGATTGCCCTCAGTTGCGTCAATACGAATACTGTTAATCTGACCTAACCAGATATTGGCGCCCACTGCATTTAAAACAAGCAGCAAAGTAAGGCTTCGCCAGTTACCGTGATTAGTGGTATTTTTGCTGGTACACCAACGTTCGCTTTCGAGAGAATAAATATTGAGAACAAGAAATACCACTATAATGCTCAGGTAGTAATACAGGTCTCTAAAGTCAATCACCCCTCTTGTGATCGCATCGAAGCGTGAACCTGTACCCAATAAACGCAGCCACTCCCCCGCTTCATAGCCCACCAACTTGGTGAGAATTTCAGCACCGAGAAGATAGAAAATACCGCACACTGCCACAGCGATAATTAAGCTGACGATTTGATTTTGCGTACGCGCAGAGACAAAAAGGCCAATACTTAAATAAGCTGCTCCCAATAAAAAAGTGGCTAAATATCCTGCAAATACTGGCCCCCAATCTAACTCGCCAATAATAGCTACAGTAATAGGTAAAGGTAAGGTAATGGCCAAAGCTACCAGCAGTAATA
Protein-coding regions in this window:
- a CDS encoding Gldg family protein; translation: MQPNLSHASESSSSSQLQIGRIAKKEITLFFASPTAYLFLAVFAAITLFVFFWGEAFFARNIADVRPLFEWMPLLLIFLASTLTMRLWSEERRTGTLEYVLTQPIPLWHFVLGKFIGCLILLLVALAITLPLPITVAIIGELDWGPVFAGYLATFLLGAAYLSIGLFVSARTQNQIVSLIIAVAVCGIFYLLGAEILTKLVGYEAGEWLRLLGTGSRFDAITRGVIDFRDLYYYLSIIVVFLVLNIYSLESERWCTSKNTTNHGNWRSLTLLLVLNAVGANIWLGQINSIRIDATEGNQYSISKATKGYLSQLQEPLLIRGYFSGKTHPLLSPLVPQLRDLIREYEISGKGRVRVEFIDPTKNPELEEEANQKYGIQPVPFQVADRYQSSIVSSYFNVLVQYGSEHQTLSFNDLIEVKSQGVSDIEVQLRNPEHDLTRTIKKVLKSYQAGGNLFDTVKGQLVFDAYVSDDNVLPKELVEFKKQITQSIAQVEQDAGGRLSFNVVDPQASGGRVAQRIARDFGFQPMGTSLFSQETFYFYLTLSKGDQVIQIPIDDMSKEGFERNLNAGIKRFASGFTKNVALVAPPSAPQFAPPGGANPPGAQFNQLQQFIGGDLNITSEDLSDGRVAGDSDILVLLAPKELDEKQLFAVDQFLMQGGTVIIASSPFAANLNSRSLDLQSNNSGLEDWLSHHGLSMKQSLVMDMQNMPFPIPVSRNVGGFQLQDVRMLDYPYFVDIRGQGLNEDSLITADLHQLTMTWASPISIDQDKQKQRTITELIRSSEGSWLSSSRDIMPKVDANGVTPYRPEGEQNSHLLGVISEGRFDSFFVGKNSPLLTQKQEDQNSATAEETAQQPESGDAIEISSIIEKSSNSARIILFSSNDFMRDRINGVLSSTAGSQYLNTMQLMANTLDWSLQDSGLLSIRSRGHFNRTLPPMDQGQQSFWEYLNYILAVLALIVVALVRRFSKQSKQRQYQQLMAA
- a CDS encoding PhoX family protein, with protein sequence MNSEHKKTQAFEQVLDAYVSRRGFLRNASSLGAAALASSCAISTQESTSQSRSDLNPPASLGFKELDHTIDESFSVPEGYQSQVLVRWGDAIFDGVEAFDPRSQTAKRQLQSFGYNNDFIGFVPLPLGSQSSEHGLLVVNHEYTIPELMFPGSPKGQKLSREQVDVDIAAHGLSVVEIKQVDGVWQRVTSSQYNRRITPDTPMQITGAAAGNPRLQSIISKDGVHTLGTYGNCAGGVTPWGTILTGEENVDGFFSGDYKSTDEADNYERFGMFKRYKNWGEYIDRWNLDKNPHELLHMGWIVEIDPYDPQSKPKKRTTLGRYKHEGCNVFINDDGHVVAYSGDDQKFEYIYKFVSKNKYDKDNRAANLNLLEEGTLYVAQFKEDGTLQWQPLVYGQGPLTEKNNFASQGDVYIDARRAADLMAATPMDRPEDVEVNPVTGKVYAMLTNNSDRKADDLNPANPRPHNKHGQIIEFWPENGDHSDQRFRWELFLLAGDPKKTVALYHPDTSDRGWLSCPDNCAFDRLGNLWICSDGAQHSGIADGMWATEVSGSHRGLTKRFMRIPIGAEMCGPFFTPDSENLFCSVQHPASGSSYDKPSTRWPDFSDDMPPRPAVMVTRKIGGGRIGS
- a CDS encoding intermembrane phospholipid transport protein YdbH family protein; translation: MLKTISYFAVIFFSVLLAAYVLFPFYLPVAISHFLKDSELRLLSVKVGYPTWKRLNIRKLVLARQSIGQLLLEGGRLSYEGSKGLSLYVNSVHLAYDEVKNTTRSQPPTTLVRSEYLPSVLLKRAPQLSVYVERLTHDVPGDISAQIKFADLEFSNIMLTADANSVRGQAQMSVQTQNVVLSHRFDLLIDNKNHLTFYGTKDNEEQRWLDISADMTKEQSMLVGEINSYIMLSKVSEFLPQPSMFGDVRVKNQLTLPETGAGMEGLQLAIFVDANVQQQHGLSARLDTQGQVKIKDNKAYLSLFDDAEFNNSLSYKIDNLPEFDVRVNDGLNIEMDLNSQAIKVETPLQTHVFFMRAVNNTMEHLASITQKNINIDLAAKELGFNVRTTLKSKGLSALLAELDKKNEDGIFSDKQQDIVLDGFIKTNQQSTAIAFTEDQTLELAIRSLENNNISQFTLAFPPQDFIVNHGNNTAGFFDKTINADITLSYDKPAISLENHLILRSSGQNIHAELISEPLVVDDYQLPAYIFNLNLDLAEEGLTKADFWLNNMCQQRLVEGDWQSREGASQLRLEADAFFSKQSTSKHWLNIDRLPLDVTKGELSAKLHIDTVGEKTTIAAEAKLLNGNILGEFGSFEGVQLRFSTPSSDSVDNRQEFSFETTVATANVGVDMHDIKATGVLNIQTQDDNKDDYIVLNQASAKLFSGTISLQPGRIDFGDNMDVRVNITDVDLSEVVRTQQIDGLQTTGKVSGSLPVSISAGSAVIDDGKLHNNNGGLIRYSSPLNSSTDLNEQLKLTLDVLENFNYEILNTQVNFNKGRLIFKSQISGNNPDVAGGQRVDLNLNTEVDMSSTMELLRLQSGLEAEIEQLLNNNLGGLSNTNICEQRL
- a CDS encoding YnbE family lipoprotein; amino-acid sequence: MFRYLIQLRSIVAVLILVLGASACTPTVKVEASDKPITINLNVKIEHEIRVKVDKELDEILSEDSGLF
- a CDS encoding DUF4340 domain-containing protein, producing the protein MMKLKQILGGLLVVQIVLACALYLNSRHASEFDAQQGLISVAMAEVDTLLITDQDGSVTLQKQGNTWVLPEYGMLSANHTKVTDALSKLEQVKTGWPIASSGSSYKRFELTDTNFQRKVALFKGEEKLQEVLMGTSPGYRSIHVRRAGEEDVFSVKLASYDFAAKDIEWLDKALLQIKGIEHIKGADFEVSKNADRWEMASSPVVSAAEQQTKLDGEKVEELVSFFKNLYVQALFDGNLDAKQKEQRNKKIAISISAAEQQLHYEFFVNDDSYYVKRSDMENIFEISKVDYDKISQANLKYIVTNEQDKDE
- a CDS encoding YdbL family protein, producing MRQILLSLALLAVILPSAAFAIDLSAAKAKGLVGETTNGYLGAPNGKPSGEVAALIRDINTKRKAKYQQVATKVGKPLNVVEQLAGEKAQSKTQAGHYVQTSSGKWIKR